Within Dehalococcoidia bacterium, the genomic segment TGCGAACGGCACGGACTCCACCACCTCGGCGACGTCATGCCGATCCACGTCGCGGCCTACGTCGAACAGCTCCCCCTCTCCCGCCCGTCCGTCAAACAGCACCTGTCGGCAATCAGCAGGTGTTTCGACTGGATGGTCTCGGGAGGGACACTCGAGATTAACCCGGCGACGTCGGTCCAGAGACCGAAGCACGTTGTCAGGGTGGGAAAGACCCCTGTCCTAAGTGATGAGCAGGCCAGGCAGCTGCTAGAGTCGATCTCCATCGACAGGTTGGCAGGGCTCAGGGACCGGGCATTGATCGGCACCATGCTCTACACCTTCGGCCGTGTCGGAGCGGTCATCGCCATGGACGTCAAGGATTACAGGATTAGCAATCACCAGCGATCATTCCTGCTACACGAAGAGGGTGGGAAGGAGCACCAGGTGCCGGCACACCACAAGCTGATCGAGTATCTCGGAGAGTACATGGACGCCACCGATCTCTGGTCAGGCGGTCGACATAACGAAGTCCAGGCTGAAGGGTGTTCGCATCAACCGGCATCTGGTCTTCCAGATGGTGAGACGTCGTGCCAGGAAGGCCGGGCTGCCACCGACCGTCAACTGCCACAGCTTCCGGGCCACGGGCATCACGAGTTACCTGTCCAACGGCGGAGCTCTTGAGGACGCGCGTGCCATCGCCGCTCACGAGTCTTCGCAGACCACAAGGCTCTACGACCGCTCGGGCGACAAGATCACCTTGGACGAGATCGAGCGCATCCGGTTTTGAGGGCTTCTGCTGCTTAAACCGATCCAAATATGGGTACGGATGTCCCAGGGAGTGTGTATTCACCCCTACACTCCTACACCAGGGAGGGAGCCCTGTGACGACAGAGACCAAGTCAAACTGTGGTACAAGGTGGCTTGCCAGACCCCATGGTCGCGTCAGATACTTCCAAGAGTCAGTGATACGGTACCGCCCTACTCAAAGAAGTCCAGGACCTGCTCATCAAAGGCCGCGCACAGATAAGTTGCGACAACCTCAACTTTATCGAACCGGAAGCAGTACCGATATACTGCTGACGGACAACGCGGCACCGTCTGCTCCGCCGAACGACTGTAGTTACAACACGTCGTTGCGGGAATCGGCTGCTATGGTGGTGTCGACAGGCGCTTCTTTGACCCAATAAATGGCGGTATGATGGCAGTGATAACATCTTCGAGGTGCAATGAGCGATGCCCTCAGTCTCAGAGAAGGTCCGTAACCTGTTGAGGTCCGCGGTAGTTCCGGGGCTCATGCTGCGGGAGCGAATGGAGTCCGGGGTCAGCTACAACCTGCTGTCCCGGGAGACCAGGACGAATCCGTACGACCTGTACGATGAGCTACGCAGCAAGGACCCGGTGCACAGGATGCGCCTTCTGGACGCCTGGCTTCTGACGCGCTATGAAGACGTCGACGCCGTCCTTCGCGACCACAGGCGATTCTCCAATGCGGAGCGCAACTTCGTCGAAGCGGGACGGGTCACCCTCCTCGACCTCGACCCTCCGGACCACACGAGGCTTCGGTCTCTCGTCTCCAGGGCATTCACTCCCCGGGCCGTCTCCGCACTTGAGCCTCGCTCCCGGCAGATTGCAGAAGGACTGCTTGACCAGGTTGAGGGAAGAGACCGGTTCGATCTGATTGAAGCCCTGGCCTTCCCGATGCCCGTGACCGTGATTGCGGAGATGATCGGCGTCCCGCCCGAGGACATGGAGCAGTTCAAGGCCTGGTCCAATGACATCGCCGTCTCCGTGGAGCCGGTGATTTCCGACGAACAGGTGCGCCGGGTAGACCGAGCGACCGAGGAGCTGTACGAATACTTCGACGGCATAATCGCACTACATCGCAGCGACCCACGAGACGATCTCCTCAGCGCCCTGCTCGCCGCTGAGGAAGAGGGTGAAAGGCTCACTCGCGAGGAGCTGC encodes:
- a CDS encoding tyrosine-type recombinase/integrase, with amino-acid sequence CERHGLHHLGDVMPIHVAAYVEQLPLSRPSVKQHLSAISRCFDWMVSGGTLEINPATSVQRPKHVVRVGKTPVLSDEQARQLLESISIDRLAGLRDRALIGTMLYTFGRVGAVIAMDVKDYRISNHQRSFLLHEEGGKEHQVPAHHKLIEYLGEYMDATDLWSGGRHNEVQAEGCSHQPASGLPDGETSCQEGRAATDRQLPQLPGHGHHELPVQRRSS
- a CDS encoding cytochrome P450 — translated: MESGVSYNLLSRETRTNPYDLYDELRSKDPVHRMRLLDAWLLTRYEDVDAVLRDHRRFSNAERNFVEAGRVTLLDLDPPDHTRLRSLVSRAFTPRAVSALEPRSRQIAEGLLDQVEGRDRFDLIEALAFPMPVTVIAEMIGVPPEDMEQFKAWSNDIAVSVEPVISDEQVRRVDRATEELYEYFDGIIALHRSDPRDDLLSALLAAEEEGERLTREELLATLLLLLVAGNETTRNLIGNGMLALLRNPDQLSLLRDRPDLMDTAIDEFLRYDSPVQIDGRYVREDLEIGGKKIRAGQRVISAIGAANRDPEAFTSPGSLDIGRREKSHISFGRGIHHCLGAPLALLEGRTAFTALLERFSSFRLLAEPEFRDQVVLRGVNELWIEVERSPSPEDGLPLAHGRLAGDI